Proteins found in one Nitrospirota bacterium genomic segment:
- a CDS encoding DUF433 domain-containing protein — translation MNWRDRITVDTLVCHGKACIKGTRIMVSVILDNLAEGSSENEILKSYPSLSPEDIKAAIAYAAELSRERLVSVTA, via the coding sequence ATGAACTGGAGAGATAGAATAACTGTAGATACACTTGTATGTCATGGGAAAGCCTGTATTAAAGGGACGCGTATAATGGTTTCAGTTATACTGGATAATTTAGCAGAAGGCAGCAGCGAAAATGAAATTTTGAAAAGCTATCCATCGCTAAGTCCCGAAGATATTAAGGCAGCCATTGCCTATGCGGCTGAACTATCCCGTGAAAGACTGGTATCTGTGACAGCATAG
- a CDS encoding DUF5615 family PIN-like protein has protein sequence MYFKIDENLPIEISEMLTNDGHDAKTVNEQRLQGVKDPVLIDVCKSENRVLVTLDTDFSDIRAYPPHEFSGIIVLRVGSQSKQHVTKVFQSILSLIGSEPLKQHLWIVEESRIRIRGKDD, from the coding sequence ATGTACTTCAAGATAGACGAAAACCTCCCTATTGAGATTTCTGAAATGCTTACTAATGACGGACATGATGCAAAAACCGTAAATGAGCAAAGATTACAGGGCGTTAAAGATCCAGTGCTTATAGATGTATGTAAGAGTGAAAATCGTGTTCTTGTTACTTTAGATACTGATTTTTCTGACATTAGAGCATATCCACCGCATGAGTTTTCTGGAATTATTGTTTTAAGGGTTGGCAGTCAATCAAAACAGCATGTCACAAAAGTATTTCAGAGTATTTTATCTCTTATTGGCAGTGAACCGCTAAAACAACATTTGTGGATTGTAGAGGAATCAAGAATCCGCATTCGCGGCAAAGATGATTAA
- a CDS encoding aspartate ammonia-lyase: protein MLRIEKDTLGKVKLPDKAYYGAQTKRAQDNFKVSGLRLPRWFIRAQGIIKLAAVRTNSSLGLINKKLLNAIEKAAAEVIEGLHDSQFIVDVYQAGAGTSQNMNANEVIANRALELLGAKRGNYKIIHPNDHINMAQSTNDTIPTAIYISAFESVKESLLPALNGLYKELSKKSREFKKVVKSGRTHLQDAVPMTLGQEFSGFAESVRNDIRRIQNASASLLNLPIGGNAVGTGINAHPKFKNRIVKEIAKLTGIKFRSAANTFEGIQNVYPALELSASLRGVSVTLTKIANDIRLLSSGPRTGFAEIILPAVQPGSSIMPGKINPVMAEMLNMVCFQVIGCDATIACAVQASQLELNVMKPVIAHNLLFSIDILSNAVNAFNEKCFKGITANKVRCREYAETSTALATALNPIIGYASAAEIAKEAYKTGKTVKQVVIEKGILKKAEAERILDPYKLTGLS from the coding sequence ATTTTGAGAATTGAAAAAGACACTCTCGGTAAAGTGAAACTGCCTGATAAAGCCTATTACGGCGCACAGACCAAAAGGGCTCAGGATAATTTTAAAGTAAGCGGACTGCGGCTTCCGCGCTGGTTCATAAGGGCGCAGGGAATCATTAAACTCGCCGCTGTCCGCACCAACAGCTCCTTGGGATTAATTAATAAAAAGCTCCTTAACGCGATTGAAAAGGCTGCCGCCGAGGTTATTGAAGGGCTGCACGACAGCCAGTTCATAGTTGATGTTTATCAGGCAGGCGCCGGCACCTCTCAGAATATGAACGCCAATGAGGTAATTGCAAACAGGGCACTTGAACTGCTCGGCGCTAAAAGAGGCAATTACAAAATTATCCATCCCAATGACCACATCAACATGGCGCAGTCAACCAATGACACAATACCGACTGCAATTTATATTTCCGCATTTGAATCAGTCAAAGAATCTCTGCTTCCGGCGCTGAACGGGCTGTACAAAGAGCTGTCAAAAAAATCAAGGGAGTTCAAAAAGGTCGTCAAGTCCGGCAGGACGCACCTGCAGGATGCAGTGCCTATGACCCTCGGTCAGGAATTCAGCGGTTTTGCAGAGTCAGTAAGAAATGATATTCGGAGAATACAAAATGCATCCGCGTCCCTCCTCAATCTGCCCATAGGCGGCAATGCCGTCGGCACTGGGATAAATGCACATCCGAAATTCAAAAACCGCATTGTAAAAGAGATAGCAAAACTTACCGGCATAAAATTCAGGAGCGCCGCAAACACCTTTGAGGGCATACAAAACGTATATCCCGCGCTTGAACTGAGCGCATCGCTCAGGGGCGTTTCAGTGACCCTCACAAAAATAGCCAATGACATCCGCCTTTTGAGCTCAGGACCCCGCACAGGATTTGCAGAAATAATCCTGCCTGCGGTCCAGCCCGGCTCTTCAATAATGCCCGGAAAAATAAATCCCGTGATGGCCGAAATGCTTAATATGGTCTGTTTTCAGGTTATTGGATGCGATGCCACGATTGCCTGCGCAGTCCAGGCGTCACAGCTTGAGCTTAATGTTATGAAGCCTGTGATAGCCCACAACCTGCTTTTTTCAATTGACATACTTTCAAATGCCGTTAATGCCTTCAATGAGAAGTGTTTTAAAGGCATAACGGCAAACAAGGTAAGGTGCAGGGAATATGCGGAGACAAGCACTGCCCTTGCAACCGCCCTTAATCCCATAATCGGCTATGCGTCAGCCGCTGAAATTGCCAAAGAGGCGTATAAAACGGGAAAGACCGTGAAACAGGTTGTGATTGAAAAAGGGATTTTAAAGAAAGCAGAAGCAGAACGTATCCTTGACCCTTATAAACTTACCGGGCTAAGTTAA
- a CDS encoding diguanylate cyclase: MKKAPSIKQLLSSDDCKEFLLLLSNITEFSISVYNSDGALIYSTKENPACEVIKSCSGTGSGCPASCIQSIMESLKLNEPLVSKCSFRIMNFSVPIEYIGGKIAIAGRGNFASYEDFLEFLKIACNRNIQINAPLSFVDKARVKEIAEYIYKSVNCLLNNLKEKTGLTEKLGRLSAVFDTGAFDKFPKNTDLTCRYILDAIEFVIGTTSSAIILKDIRTSGFNAIYSKGPHSVNLMNINLASDNSLVRRLSGAKPAVLSLALKDLAGEAGKFLAEKQIQGLESVHIFPIFISGEMEGMICIFDKELSHENMKIINAFRNHAKVAFENNILRLAIHGKRDEMLDSITDSAEAIASVTEWGRLMETIMEKSTQILKAEQGSLMLLNYATLELLVEAKKGIDNILAKKIKIKKGEGIAGKVFETGKPMLVQDVESDPRLNQKNKPRYKTKSFLSVPLKIEDRVTGVLNISDKIMGGVFNENDLRLLQPLVTNAAIAIERNLLYKQSEELKKLSITDPLTGALNRRFLDQRLTEEISRFNRYKQPFSLFMLDIDRFKKYNDTYGHIATDKVLKFLATTITTTLRSMDIAARFGGDEFMVLLPQTQKVDAIYIAERLREQIELSPILQDAELPPNKLTISIGLITCPDDAAADIPVLLEKVDQALYLAKKSGGNRLVHL, from the coding sequence ATGAAAAAAGCTCCATCTATTAAACAGCTACTTTCCTCTGATGATTGCAAAGAATTTCTCTTGTTGCTTTCAAACATCACGGAATTCTCCATAAGCGTCTATAATTCAGACGGCGCCCTGATATATTCAACAAAAGAAAATCCTGCATGCGAAGTCATAAAATCATGTTCTGGAACCGGCTCAGGATGTCCGGCATCCTGCATTCAATCAATCATGGAATCCCTGAAACTAAATGAACCGTTGGTCTCTAAGTGCTCCTTCAGGATAATGAATTTTTCAGTCCCCATAGAATACATCGGGGGAAAAATTGCAATTGCAGGCAGGGGAAACTTTGCCTCATACGAGGATTTTCTTGAATTCTTGAAGATCGCATGCAACAGAAACATTCAAATCAACGCCCCTCTCAGTTTTGTTGACAAAGCCCGCGTAAAAGAAATTGCTGAATATATCTACAAATCAGTAAACTGCCTGTTAAACAACCTCAAGGAAAAAACCGGGCTTACTGAAAAGCTCGGCAGACTGTCAGCGGTATTTGACACCGGCGCTTTTGATAAATTTCCCAAAAATACCGATCTTACCTGCCGGTACATTTTAGACGCAATTGAGTTTGTAATCGGGACTACTTCATCTGCAATAATACTGAAAGACATCCGGACCTCAGGATTTAACGCAATATACAGCAAAGGCCCGCACAGTGTTAATCTTATGAATATTAACCTTGCCTCTGATAATTCGCTTGTTCGCAGGCTCTCCGGCGCAAAGCCGGCGGTTTTAAGCCTCGCGCTTAAAGACCTCGCCGGCGAAGCAGGGAAGTTCCTTGCGGAGAAACAAATTCAAGGGCTTGAATCCGTTCATATTTTCCCGATCTTTATTTCAGGTGAAATGGAAGGAATGATATGTATATTTGACAAAGAACTTTCCCATGAAAACATGAAAATCATCAATGCCTTCAGAAACCACGCTAAAGTTGCATTTGAAAATAATATCCTCAGGCTCGCAATCCACGGGAAACGGGATGAAATGCTGGATTCCATTACAGACAGCGCTGAGGCTATTGCCTCTGTCACTGAATGGGGCCGCCTGATGGAAACCATCATGGAGAAATCCACTCAAATTCTCAAGGCAGAACAAGGCTCACTAATGCTTTTAAACTACGCCACCTTAGAACTGTTAGTTGAGGCAAAAAAGGGAATAGACAATATTCTGGCAAAAAAAATTAAAATTAAAAAAGGCGAAGGCATTGCCGGCAAGGTGTTTGAAACCGGCAAACCGATGCTGGTGCAGGATGTTGAGAGCGACCCGAGGCTGAATCAGAAAAACAAGCCGCGCTATAAAACAAAATCATTTTTAAGCGTTCCGCTGAAAATTGAAGACAGGGTAACGGGCGTACTTAATATATCCGATAAGATAATGGGCGGAGTATTCAATGAAAACGACCTGAGGCTCCTGCAGCCGCTTGTGACTAACGCCGCAATTGCAATTGAAAGAAATCTGCTGTACAAACAAAGCGAAGAGCTGAAAAAATTGTCAATAACCGACCCTTTAACCGGAGCGCTTAACCGGCGTTTTCTGGACCAGAGGCTTACCGAAGAGATTTCACGTTTTAACAGATACAAACAGCCGTTCAGTCTTTTCATGCTTGATATTGACAGATTTAAAAAATATAATGACACCTACGGACATATTGCAACTGATAAGGTCCTCAAATTTTTAGCAACTACCATTACAACTACTCTGCGTTCAATGGATATTGCGGCAAGATTCGGCGGGGATGAATTCATGGTCCTTCTTCCGCAAACCCAGAAGGTTGACGCAATATACATCGCAGAAAGACTGAGAGAACAAATTGAACTGTCTCCCATACTTCAAGACGCAGAACTGCCTCCCAATAAGTTGACCATCAGCATAGGGCTGATTACCTGCCCTGACGATGCTGCGGCGGACATACCGGTGCTCCTGGAAAAAGTGGATCAGGCGCTTTACCTTGCCAAAAAAAGCGGCGGCAACAGATTGGTGCACCTGTAA
- a CDS encoding succinate dehydrogenase cytochrome b subunit, which produces MQFFKNTTGRKIVMAITGILMVIFVIAHLMGNISVFAGPGGINAYAAKLHSLGLFVWAYRFIMFSALSLHVFFGIRITLENYAAKPDAYAVRKNLRSTFASRTMIWTGLAIAAYLIFHLLHFTFHAVFPVKNIASSGRPDVFRMLVLSFQNFFISSVYIAAMAATALHLAHGIQSSFQTLGINNERTFPVVIKSGMLAAIIIFLGYIAIPVFILAGVLRFL; this is translated from the coding sequence ATGCAATTTTTCAAAAACACCACCGGCAGAAAAATTGTGATGGCCATTACGGGTATTTTAATGGTCATATTCGTCATTGCGCATCTGATGGGAAATATCTCCGTTTTTGCAGGACCGGGCGGCATCAATGCATATGCCGCAAAACTTCACAGCCTCGGTTTGTTTGTGTGGGCATACCGTTTTATAATGTTCTCGGCGCTTTCACTTCATGTTTTTTTCGGCATTCGGATTACTCTTGAAAACTATGCCGCAAAGCCTGATGCTTATGCGGTCAGAAAAAATCTCCGCTCTACTTTTGCATCAAGGACTATGATATGGACAGGTCTTGCAATTGCGGCCTATCTTATTTTTCATCTTCTGCATTTCACCTTCCATGCCGTTTTTCCCGTTAAAAACATTGCTTCATCAGGAAGGCCTGATGTGTTCAGGATGCTTGTGCTGAGTTTTCAGAATTTCTTTATTTCATCTGTTTACATAGCGGCAATGGCCGCAACAGCTTTACATCTGGCTCATGGAATACAAAGTTCTTTTCAAACGCTTGGAATAAACAACGAACGGACCTTCCCGGTTGTTATAAAGTCCGGAATGTTAGCGGCTATAATTATTTTTTTAGGGTATATTGCAATACCGGTTTTTATTCTTGCGGGAGTGTTAAGGTTCCTATGA